DNA sequence from the Armigeres subalbatus isolate Guangzhou_Male chromosome 1, GZ_Asu_2, whole genome shotgun sequence genome:
GTttaaatggaactgaacaagcATGGGTGAAAATTTTCCTTTTATACCCTTTGGTTGTTTACTTGTTGCTATGGCTACCTTGACGACGACGCTCGGTTGTTTGTTGGTATCCTGACAACGACGGTTAACGCGGGTCTCGGCAGTCCCGGGTTACTTTGTTTTTCACATGTTTTCACCCCCTCTCAATCCGACATTCCTAGGTTTGATGTCAGTAGTTGGAATTGGGTGGCTTCCAGAGGCTTCGTAAACAGATGATCACGAGTGCCAATGGATTCGACGTTCAGCGTACCTTTCTCGACCAGATCTCGGATGAAGTGATGCTTCACGTCGATGTGTTTGGTCCTCTTACTCTCCAGGTTTTTGGCCATGCACACACAGCCACGATTGTCCTCGAAAATGGTCACCGGTTTGGcagcaacatgcagatcttccaAGACGCCACTGATCCATACGGCCTCTGCCGCTGCTGCACTAAGAGCGACATACTCCGCTTCGCTTGACGACAACGATACGGTGGATTGCTTTTTGCTGCTCCACGAGACGGTGCACCCATACACCTTGAAGATAAACCCGCTTACCGACTTTCGGTCCTGAAGGTCGGCCGCCCAATCAGCGTCAGCAAATCCGACGAGCACTTCTGCTTCGCTGTTCCTTTGGTATTCGAGACAAAGAGTTTTTGTCCCGCTTAAGTATCGCACCACTCGCTTCAAGGCGTTCCAATGTACGGTCGACGAATCTTGCTGGAACCGCCCGAGGTACCCGACAGGGTAACACACATCTGGCCTGACACAAAGCATAATGTACATCAGGCTTCCAAGCAGCTCTCGATAGGGTTCACCGGCATTAAGTCCACCACGTGGCAATTGGAGGCCTTTCTCCATCGGAGTCCTGGTCGGATTGCACTCGCTCATCCCGAAACGATTCAGCACCTTCGTGATGCTAGACTCCTGCGACAGTCTCAACGTTCCTTCGCTACGGTTGTAGTCGATCCGCATACCAAGAAAATGCCGCAACTCGCCGCAGTCTGTCATTGCGAACACGGATGCCAGCTTCTTCTTGACGGCGTTGATGGAACTCAAGTTTCTTCCCGCAATCAGGAGATCATCGACGTACAGAATAATGTACACCTCGTCGCCGTCTCGGCACCTGACATACAGGCAGTAGTCCCTCTTCGATCGAACAAAGCCCAGCTTCTCGATCTGGCTGGTGAACGATGGTAGCACTACTAACGGTTTCTCATCTCTGCTTTCAGAGGCGAACGGAAAACAGGTTTCGTCGAAACGGACATCACGAGCAATCACCACCTTCCTGCTTTTCTTGTTCCAGAGGCGGTATCCATTGGGAGCGTAGCCGATCATGACAACCTCCTGACTCTTGGCATCCAACTTTTTGCGGAGTTGGCCGGGGACCCACGCGTATGCCTTGCATCCAAACACGCGTAGCTTTGACAGATCCGGTTTGGATCCAATCCAACATTCTGCCGGTGTGGTACCCTCCGACAACGCTGCTGATGGGCTGCGGTTAATTAAATACACCGCTGTCAGGGCTGCTTCACACCACATTGACTTCGGCATCGATGAATCAATCAGCATGGTCCTCACTTTTTCCACCAGCGTCCGATTGAATCGCTCGGCCACGCCGTTCTGTTGAGGCGTATAAGCGACAGTTGCTTCGACCTGGATGCCCTTCTTTTTGTAGAATCCTTTCTGCACGGTCGAACCATACTCACGGCCTTGGTCCACGGTAAGCTTCGAGATGCGCAAACCAAAATGCGCGGTCACCAGTGCTTCATACTCTTGGAACTTTTCGAAGACTTCCGACTTCCGCTTCATCAGGTAGATCATGGCGAAATGCGTCTTGTCGTCGATAAACGATACAAAATATCTTGATCCGTCCCAAGACGGTGGATCGATGGGGCCGCAAACGTCCGAGTGAATTCGCTCGAGGGGCCGCTTCGCTCGTTGACGAGTTCCATCGAATGGGTCCCGACACTGCTTACCCTGGGCGCAGGCATCGCAGAATTGATTCTGGCCTGGCTTGAAGTCGACACCAGTGGCCATCTTCTTCTGTACGATTTTGGCCATTCCTCCTTGACCGAGATGCCCCAGGCGACGATGCCACAGCTCGTTTCGTTCTACCTGGCAAAGGTTAGCAGTTGAGCTACTCACCTTAATATCAAGCTCGTACAGGTTGCCCTTCATCGGAGCGGTAGCGATGATATTGCCACCGATTTGCCCTTGAGGAACATCACTTCAACGCCAGCAGCTGCCAGCTTTTTCACTGAGAGCAAGTTGTCGCGAAGGTTCGCGATGTACAGCACCTTTTGCATATTGAAGAGTACGCCGTGATTACTGTAACCATTTATCTCGCCCTCTTCCTTCGCCACCAGATCCGCTCCATCCTTGGCCACTTTTATGACCACCGGGCATGGCAGCCTTTCGACCGAATGGAAAAACGTTTTCTCGTTCACCAAATGGTCACTTGCGCCCGAATCCAGCTTGAAATGGATGACGTCACCGTTTGACGTGGAAGGCTGGTCACGGTTTACCATAAAACTCACCCCTTTCTGGCTCATGGCAGTATGCACTTCCTTGTCCTTCTTCCTGCAGTCCTTCTTCATGTGGCCGATTTGGCCGCACTTGTGGCACTTGCCCTTGAATTTGTCACCACGCTTGTGACGCTGGTGGCCCGCAAACGCTGCCGGCCTGTCGTCGACGGCCTCGTCCATGCGGTCCGCACGTTTTTGCTCTTCCGCGAGCAACCGTTGCTTGACCAAATCCAAATTGAGGTCCTCTTCCTTAATGTTTTCCAGGGCCGTTACAAGAGGATCGTACGAGTCCGGTAAACTTAGGAACAGCTGGGACACGAGATCTCCATCCTCAAGCTTCGCACCGGCCGTTTTGAGTTGCCTTACCAAATCGTCGAACACCAAAAGGTGGGACCGCATCGATGCTCCCTCCTTCATCCGTAGGCGACCAAGCTGTTTCCGCAGGAGCGTTTGACTGGCCACAGACTTCTTTGCAAAAACGTCGCACAAGCTTGACCACATTTCCTTCGCGCTGCCTTTGTCCCGGACGACTTCCAGAACCTCATCCGCCAAGAATCCAACGATCATGCTTTTCGCTTTTCGATCTTCATTGTCGAACTTCACCTCGTCCTCTTCCTCTTCTGGCAAATCTTCCGTCAGGGTCCGCAGCACGCCAGCCGAATCCAGGAACATCTTCACGCGAAAACTCCAGTTTTCAAAACCAGGTCCACCGGAATACTGGGGAATTCCGTGCGCAGTTTCCTTCGGGGTGCCCATAACCTCTTGTAGGTATGACTTGTAGCAGAGAAACACGGATTTAACACGGTTAGAACTAGGTTTATTAGGAACAACTTATTACTTGGTttaaatggaactgaacaagcATGGGTGAAAATTTTCCTTTTATACCCTTTGGTTGTTTACTTGTTGCTATGGCTACCTTGACGACGACGCTCGGTTGTTTGTTGGTATCCTGACAACGACGGTTAACGCGGGTCTCGGCAGTCCCGGGTTACTTTGTTTTTCACATGTTTTCAGAAAtgaattttgattagatttggatcggattcggattggatttagatcagATTTGGGatagattttgattagatttggattggatttggatcagatttggatttggatcgaatttggattggattcggatcagattttacattttaattggatttggatcaaatttggatcggattcggattggatttggatcagatttgggatggaatttgattcgatttggattggatttggattagatttggatttggatcgaatttggattggatttggatcacatttgagttggatttggattgaatttggattgaatccggattggatttggatcagatttgggatggatttgaattggattttgattagatttggattggatttggatcgaatttggattagattcggattggatttggatcagatttgggatggatttgaattggattttgattagatttggattggatttggatctagatcgaatttggattggattcggattggatttggattagatttggatttggatcgaatttggattggatttggatcttatttgaattggatttggattatatccggattggatttggatcaaatttgggatagatttgaattggattttgaacagatttggattggatttggatcatatttggatttggatcgaatttgaactggattcggattgtatttcaattggatttggattggatttggatctggatcgaattcggattggatttgaattagatttggatttggatcgaatttggattggatttggatcagatttgggatggatttgaattggattttgattagatttggatttggatcgaattTTGATTGGGctcggaatggatttggatcgaatttggacttgattaggattggatttgtatcagATTTGggatgaatttgaattagatttggatttggatcgaatttggattggatttggatcagatttgaattggatttggattgaaattggatcaAATTTGagatagatttgaattggattttgattagatttggattagatttgactTTGGatcgaattttgattgaattcggaatggatttggaccagatttggattggatttggatcgaatttggattgaatttaaattgaatttggattggatccggattggatttggatcaaatttgggatagatttgaattggatttagattagatttggattagatttggattggatttgcatttggattagatttggattggatttggatcgaatttggactggattcggataggatttggatcggatttgggatggatttgaattgaattttgattagatttggatcggattcggattggatttggatcagattttgaatggatttgaactggattttgattagatttgggttggatttggatccgatttggatttggatcaaattttgattgttttcggatttgatttggatctaatttgaatcaaatttaaaattattttggatcagatttgggatagatttggatcagatttgggatggatttgaattggatttggaacagatttggatttggattggatttggattggattcggattggatttggatcagatttgggatggatttgaattggatttgaatctggatcgaatttggattggattcggatcggatttgagatggatttggattggattttgattgggtttggatctggatcgaatttggattgtgtttggatcagGTTTGGgatggattcgaattggatttggatcagatttgaaatggatttgaattggattcggacTTGATTTGGctcgaatttggattggattcaaatttggattggatttggatcagattttTGTTGGGttcggaatggatttggatcgaACTttaattggattcggattggatttggatcagatttcaattggatttggattggatttggatttgaatcaaatttggatcagatttggattggatttggatcgaatttggattggatttggatcagatttggaatggatttgaattggattcggattggatttggatcagatttgggatggatttgaattggattttgattagatttggatcgaatttggattggatttggatcagatttggaattggatcgagtttggattggatttggatcagatttgaattggatttggattgaattcggattggatttggatcagatttgggatggatttgaattggattttgattagatttggatcgaatttggattggatttggatcgaatttggattggatttggatcagatttgaattggatttggttcagatttgaattggatttggattgaattcggattggatttggatcagatttgggatggatttgaattggattttgattagatttggatttggatcgaattttgattggattcggcttcggattggattttgattagatttgaattggattcggatttgggatggatttgaattggattttgattagatttggatcgaAGTTGGATTAGATTCggcttggatttgaattggatttggattggatttagtatGGATTAGGAATGATAGGAATGGAATGAATAGGATTTAGATTGcatttggactgaatttggatttgatttgaatcggATTTGGAATTAGTTTTGGATAGCATTTTGATAGGTCTTGATTTTGGTTTGGagtaaattcaaatttaatcattcaaatccaacccaattgTGGATGGGATCCAGATCTATTTGGTTTGATATTAAATTGGATTACAACTGAATTTGAAAAAGAtcgaattaaatttgaattcaattagGTCTGGATTACCttggtttggaattggattggttctggatagtatttggattggattggggaGGATTTGGATTGCTTTATTATTGAATTAGGACTAAATGTGGATAGGATTCGAATTGATTTTCGATTGCTTAgcattcgatttggattgaattggaattggtttggatttgatagACTTGAACTTTGGAACTTGATTATAGTTGGACTGGATAAGActtgaatttgttttactcacATAATTAATCCCCGTCAGTCGTTTGGAAATGTGATACTTCCCACCGCAAATGTAGAACGCACTCGTGTGGAAACCTCTCACGTAGGGAACAATAAATTTCAACCCGTCCAGCAGTTTGACAAACCGCTCCTTTGCCTCCGGTAGCATCTCTTGGCTTCGATCGATCTCGGTTTGCAACCGGGTGAGTATCCGATCCACCACGTGCTCCCCACCGTATTCCAACAGGATCGAGAATATCTGCAACTGAGAATTCAGAAACGGGAGtttcaaatgcattttttctcgtTCAGTCTAAAAGCCGTGTCTTACCGCCTTATTCGGCAGCATCACATAGTTCGAGTCCACCTGGATGATCCCGGTGTACTCCTCCCCGAGCGTCTGCAGATTGTGCACGATCGCATAGTGGTGGTACAGGACCTCCGCGATCAGTTTGCACAGGTGGTTGTACTTGAACCAGTTCCGCTGGCTCACCAGCAGCAGAATGTCGCTCAGCTGGGACCGGATTTCGTCGATGTAGGTTTGGTCCTTCTGAATGGTGCGGATGATTTCCGCCTGGCCGGCGTTGGCGTGGTACAACGACATATCTAATATCCGATATGAATGATGTGGAATTAAAACTGGTTTCGTTTCAATGAATGCCGCATTTACCCCAGAGTTCCCTACAATTGATCAGAGCGACATCTATGTATGAAATATCTCAACGACAGCACAGATTGCATATGATGCAAAGGAATGCAAAAGTTTAGAAATTTGTGTTCAATTTAGCAAATAATGAAGGCAACTTACCCAATGTGCAATAACTTCAAACTTTATAAAAACTTCGAAGTAATAGCAATCACAGATTAAACAGATTTACAGCTTTTTACAGGAAACAAAATGAGTTTGAGGAAGTTTGACAAAAATTGTcttctgttttgttttgttcacaTCTTCTGACCTGACGTTTTCTCAAGCAGTGCTGCCAACAGAACATTTATTTTATTCGCTTCCTCacacggataaaaataaaaaagctaaaTAGCTTAAAATCTAATCTAAAAGCATATTCGATCTATCCACTCATTGCgatctgagacgagacctgcaaagacgctgcttcttttctcttgttttgacacttgttcttcttttcatcacagttgaccatcgagtttcaactgtttacttgactgtttcacctaagccccaggtggacccttctgagcacaataaaagtgtatccaattcacgaaatagttaattcattttcataaggatttttataccgggaacaaaacacaagtttattactgattattaacaagctaaacggaaggtttggaatactcgttaaagtaaaaaagtcttggtaaaacaaaaatgatgtggaatattttatttgggataccaatactttcactcgaaaagctgctggttgcacctgacagttcgtgacagcagttggctggcagcagctgaagttacattttttcctctttgcaggtctcgtctcagattgcgatgaatattttccaaataagctatgaatgattaaatcaattttaatcatttaaAAGGATTATTCCTCGTTTAATCGTTATCGAAGCATTAAAGGCTATTCATTCCttcacatgtttttttttcaatcaatttgacgtttcaaaataaaataaacaacatAATGTTTGAGAGATCTTGATGAATTAGTTTAGtttatatttattaaataaaatgttcaGCGTAAATAACGGATTCGGATCAAGGGATTATAAAGAACGGATGAAGGCGAATCCACGATGGTTTGATAACTACTTGTTCTTGTTGAACGCTATAAGAATCGAAGCTCTTGGTTGGTGTTGAATTTCTTCCGTTTCTTCTCGACGACGAACGGAGGTTTCCGCTTCATGTTTGTGCACGACTCATCACGCCAAGTTGTGGCTTTTATTCTCATCTGTGTGAATAGAGAGTTCTTCAGATAAATTTTCTCTCCAAAGAGTGACATCGATTTACGAACTTACCTTATTGAAATATACCATTTTCTTATGGCCTCCGTTGCCAATTTCGTGAACGGCATGTATCGTGTTTTCCGCATAAAATCAGGATAGCTCCGAAAGCAAACATGATTGAAAAAAACTTGTGTAATGCAACTACCACTCTTTTTTTGCAAGTTCCAACAGCAATAATGATATGAGGGATTAAATTTTGGAAAAGTGTTGCAAAGAATAAAATGTAGCATAAATAATAAGTGTtggaatgattaaaattgaaaaatgctcaaAAAGGATTAAATAATAAGTTAACTAGATTATTCATGTTTCTCCGTGCAAGGACTTCAGTTTTATTTACTAAAGAGGCGTAATCAAGGGCGTAATGAATGTTCATCAAGGAcccgtacacggaagaaaaaagtatactagggtaaaatgcccaatagtggaccccctgtcataaggagtagacattttcaacatattaattttgcttgacatctaataccaagttctgcatctcctcttcacgatacatacataaaacctgggtggtgcggatagaatcgatttggttgtcaaactgaagccaaaattttctattgtgccggagccaaacattgaataTTGTGGTTATgctcgtttctgatctaatattgagaagtattgttattattttgggaaaaaataaaaataaactttgtttgagttttgtattctttgtaacaaacaTTCTCACATCATATTTCACATTATATTAtattcgagtggaaaattagtgggaatgcaactaaaaagcactcgttacgaaatttcacgagattcagcagctgattggagcatgaatgtatgtaaacaatagtgaagtcatgtagagtctagcgcatttgtgcgctctcatgcagcgtggaaagagaaattcgaagagcgggaaatgtttgacagccaagtaactgcaaaataattttgtttatgggagtgatttcaaaatatccctctgctcgcttgagcgcagaaaagcggctctatccgcagtacccagcataaaacactcaaatacacgacgttattcgttgaaattaacattttaaagtctgactgaattcgccctattgAGGTCTCCAAGCTTATTTTACCAACACAATCAcagagtgaatttttttttcgctgcacactgaatgaaaatgaaaattttcattttcacctGATGTCTAGTTAAAATTTGCGATCTTTTTCTTGGTGTATCAACGgattgtttgttgttttctaacagCAAACAAGAAAAATATGACAGTTCTAACAgtaaacaaaggaaaattttgtaaacacGCCACCAACATTGATGGAGATGGAGAGGGCTATAGTAGaacccctgggggtccataataggaattttgtcgacacttcatttgatttttatgttccgtttcgggacgttctaccgccctattatggaccccccaaaatattcccataatggacactctcgtgtttattttttatagaattgtagaaaatcatttaattttactttccatagcatttccaatgcatgtaatcaaatcatagaaccacagacaaacagacgtaacactggaGAAATTACCTTCGAGCATGACTTCAACAATCAATTTGAACTTGATTGATTGCGTGCTTCACAattagaggcgctagcgtcgtaattcttcgagtttgacatttcactccagcgccttctggtgacaatgtcatacgaaacattgtttcgtgtaacatgctcgcaagatggtgataGAAGAGTTGGGTGATGgacttttcagaaaaatgttcaagctgttacgtctgtttgtctgtgatagaactgtacactgccaaaaatatctatataagatatatgtgtcgccgatataaatttttgcaacagctccaccctaatataatcaatatagaaccacacataaattaaataattggtaatttgagaccacacataaagtttatttggatatatattttattagtagttcgcgtggagaatggttatgtgtgcgctgatatacatcataagttaaaatTCTCCCCTCGCCCTGGAACAGGAGGTGTGTAGCTTGCTGCTGTgccaggaaatcacccattgCGCATTATTGCACTCGGCGCAGGTATCGCCTTACTCGGATCACTGTTGGACTCTGACTGAGGGAGAACGATGCTTGGCTGCTTGCTCGTCACCAACACAAAGACGGCATACGCAGCATAtaatacagtcgcgattcgctggttgggccacgacctcggcccaactaacgaattcggttttttagttgggtcaactgacagccattttaGCACGAATtttgacttgaacatcacaaatgatgttcagtgacgcccaatcccgttttccttGTTTACAATGaatttgacgtacggttgctttttagttggtcCATAGCCCAGCCAgtggaggcccaactaaaaagtgacccaagtattttaaaatcccaaccagcgaatcccgactgtatcgactggtatacaacagggctgtctcgCTCCACACAGGATGATAATGTCAAACCCAAGCCAGATGTCAAAGAAGTACAGGGACGGATACACTTTTAAACCCACAGagccgccattaccgtgcgCGAAAAGCTGGATATCACCAATCTGAACTAGCAAcgctataaccagagaccggcggagggaaaaactattgaaatggcaacgtatgaaaaagCATGAAaacgtgaaaataatactggcatcacttgaactttttgcttgcctCTTATGGCTGCCaaatgtaaacaagtcgaattggaaccgcttttgaaggttcgattggaaacaagatggcgtctacgccgatctcttattgtagtatttttAATCTGAACGTGGTCTTACTCAGAATaattagggtaaaatgcccaatagtggaccccctagtagcggaatttagatcttcctgtcataaggcttagacattttcaacatattaactctgcttgatatctaacaacaagctctgtaTCCCCTCTTCACAATACATACATAAACCACCCAAATACACAACGTTATTtgatgaaattaacattttaaagtctaactgaattcaccctatagtagaccccctgggggtccataataggaaattgcttccctatagtcgacacttcatttgattttcatgtcccgtttcgggacgttcttcttcccttttatggaccccccaaaatattcctataatggacactctcgtgtttattttttatagaattgtaaaaaatcatctaattggactttccatagcatttccaacgcatgtaatcaaatcataggactgtaactTAGGTTCTCCcaatagaatttcatagcaaaatgttgacattgtgcagtaataatgcaaaaatggcaagagggtccactattggctGGGGGTTCACTATTGGTCGCTTTACCCTATCACTCcatatgaatagaaactgaacaatactcgcttaacttttcaaaaggtcctaagtaacatttttttcatgaattaatttgaatacagcaatcaatagctttcatgctgttctattgattgcgctattcaaatttattcatgaaaaaaatgttacttaggaccttttgaaaagttaagcgagaattttaCCGATTCGATAAATGGTTCATTTCTATTCGGGGATCTCTCTCCCACACCTTTTGATAATTCTCGCAGCACTGCCtcagatcgaaaaaaaaatcagttttgcaACTTTTGTTTGATTTCCGTGTGGTATTCAATCTGTCAGTCAACTCGGTTCGCTTTCCACCGTGTACCTTCTGATCTCGCGAACAAAAAGAAACGAAagcaaaatccaacaaaatcgCGAGTGAGTCAGAAAAGTTCAAGTGCGTCTTGTTTCGCCGATTTTCCACAGTTTTCCATCGCTTTTCCGGTAAGTTTATTTACATTTCACTAGTGCGGTAGTAAAATTATACGTTGGTGAAAGAAATTGTGCAACGGGAGTGTTCAAAGTGATGCTTTTCCGACAAACACAagctcatgtttttttttttcaactgctTTGTGCAACCAATGTTTGTCACCGATCGAGGATCGAGGCCCTTGAATTCCATTTGGCTGACGTCAGAACTTCTTTCTCTGTGCGGGGCATAGTCCCCTGGTTCGTTAGTTGAATTGGGGTATTTATGTGGTGATTAGTAATAAACCAAATAGTGTCGAGTAAACAATGAATCGCCGACGAGGGAAATGTCGATTTCCGATCGCTGATTTGGGTTTATTTTTGTCTCGACTTCCGGACTTGCGTGGAGTCATGCCGTGCAATATGTGAAAAGTTGAGCATCGTAATAATTCAACCCCGTTGGGCCAACTTGGACAAGCCGTTTAGCAAATATAATTACAATTGTTTCTGTTATGCAATGCGATTTCAACTTTACCGACTTTGGTTGTAATTAATCGAAGACCGGTTTCGTCGGAGTTGCCCATTTTTGGGCAAATCAACTTCGTTCTCAAGATGACCAGATGATCATGTTTAAGCTAGTAGATCTcgaacctggcggaaaaatTGCATTGTTTCTGATAATGGTAAggtgcatttaaaaaaaatagtgatcGTACAGTTTTTCTCAAATGCATTGCATTTGTGATAGAGTTCCAAACTTGCCAAAGGCCTGTGAATTGACGACACCACAGACCACAGCACGTAGAGCTGGAGATTTC
Encoded proteins:
- the LOC134206626 gene encoding peroxisome assembly protein 10-B, with the protein product MSLYHANAGQAEIIRTIQKDQTYIDEIRSQLSDILLLVSQRNWFKYNHLCKLIAEVLYHHYAIVHNLQTLGEEYTGIIQVDSNYVMLPNKALQIFSILLEYGGEHVVDRILTRLQTEIDRSQEMLPEAKERFVKLLDGLKFIVPYVRGFHTSAFYICGGKYHISKRLTGINYILIRNWLKENHSIYGFRILGVVTLLQLLLSLVVKWSEQRRKVRISSAKGETSSQQWTVVPVASESAHVSRSSKCSLCMEMAVDLSATQCGHLFCWVCILNWLDERPICPICREAIKKSRVIRLQNFG